In one window of Aphidius gifuensis isolate YNYX2018 linkage group LG4, ASM1490517v1, whole genome shotgun sequence DNA:
- the LOC122854647 gene encoding uncharacterized protein LOC122854647 — translation MSGRLGAIAIPKNRFNEVIEHLRFNFFADEPLNNGVGLCKKGEAHLELENHCMYTLKQGYSRMLVTDDGVIAGLALNGISKNCEREEIVRRLSALDDEKFKIIFGLLYQVNDKIDLYDKYHTDELFECRILSVDEEFRGQGLANILIADTINIAKHAGFKVFIIIKLHCPA, via the exons atGTCAGGACGACTTGGTGCTATTGCAATACCAAAAAATCGTTTTAACGAAGTTATTGAACATCttagattcaatttttttgctgATGAACCACTTAATAATGGTGTTGGTCTATGTAAAAAAGGTGAAGCACATTTGGAACTTGAAAATCATTGTATGTATACATTAAAACAAGGATATTCAAGAATGCTTGTTACTGATGATGGAGTG atTGCTGGATTAGCTCTCAATGGAATATCTAAAAATTGTGAACGTGAAGAAATAGTACGTCGTTTATCAGctcttgatgatgaaaaatttaaaataatatttggccTTCTTTATCaagttaatgataaaattgatttatatgataaatatcatactgatgaattatttgaatgtCGTATATTAAGTGTTGATGAAGAATTTCGTGGTCAAGGTCttgcaaatatattaattgctGATACAATCAACATTGCAAAACATGCTGGTTTCAAGGTCTTCATCATAATAAAACTGCATTGTCCTGCATGA